In Aricia agestis chromosome 16, ilAriAges1.1, whole genome shotgun sequence, one genomic interval encodes:
- the LOC121734988 gene encoding thyrotroph embryonic factor-like gives MFLWTPYAEQPLDLSKAKGSFSPPVYQPYEELRVKKEFQPASPPQLSPPSSVNLDTGFITEDPEYQEFERDALQSMAQNNGGSLVNNNPRMRREIHSMQAADEEYRQQRQRNNMAAKRSRDRRKIREVRLAIQVAYLTKKIREIKERLAERSGQEPYCRYGSI, from the coding sequence ATGTTTCTGTGGACCCCGTACGCTGAGCAGCCCCTGGACTTGAGCAAGGCGAAGGGTTCCTTCTCCCCGCCGGTCTACCAGCCCTACGAGGAACTCCGAGTCAAGAAGGAGTTCCAACCGGCTTCCCCGCCGCAGCTGTCCCCACCCAGCTCCGTCAACCTCGATACCGGGTTCATCACTGAGGATCCGGAGTATCAGGAGTTCGAGAGAGATGCTCTACAATCTATGGCCCAGAATAACGGCGGATCCCTGGTCAATAACAACCCCAGGATGAGACGAGAGATCCACTCCATGCAGGCGGCGGACGAGGAGTACAGACAGCAGAGACAGAGGAACAATATGGCGGCGAAAAGAAGCCGAGACAGAAGGAAAATCAGGGAGGTGAGACTCGCGATCCAGGTCGCGTATCTCACGAAGAAGATCAGAGAGATCAAAGAGAGACTGGCAGAGAGAAGCGGCCAGGAGCCCTACTGTAGGTACGGATCGATTTGA